The nucleotide sequence CTCCATGGGAATACATGTTGGAAAATAATTGCGTAGCATAGGCTTGTTGAATGACTGGTGTCTGCAGCCTGTTTCAGCATGGGATGGGTAATAAGTAAGTCTAAATTAGCTTAAAGGAGAGTTACTTTCTGCAGTGGAAAAGTCCTGTGCTCTGTGTTAGAGGAATGCTAAATGCCTTACATGGGTATCAGGCATGGCATTAGAGATAATAAACTCTGTGAGTTTAATGGAATGACTTTTGAGAATTAAGCTGAGGTCACTGAAGTGAGTACTTCAGTCTGCCATGTGTTTTCGAGATTTGGACAGCAGTGATGACTCAAATTTCAAACCTGACTCCCTTATGCTAACAGAAGATCTAATCTGACTAAAGATATTGGTGGTGGATTCTTCATCTGACTTAGACATCCTAAACTAGAATTTTAGTGACTTGTTGGCTAGTGTTTTTTTGTCCTGGCTCAACAGATAAGCCCAAGTGTGTCTCTTTCCtctagaaaaacaaattaatccaTCAGTTGGTAACTGTTTGGTAATTCCGCAATGAACTGCTGTACCTCACAGCCTGTTTCTTGCATGTGCCCTACTTGTGTTGCCTAAACCAAACAAAGTAATTGGGAAACAAAGTTTTGCATTTATAAATTGTTACAATAAAATGTAATTCCTGTATGCAAGAATGAACATCCTAATCCCCTTGTTCAATGGGGTTGATTACAAAAGGGTTGTTGGTTTCAAAGTCTGGTGATTAGGTGGAGTGGATATGAGGATGCCGTAACTCAGATATGTTTCTTTCACAGGCTAAGATTCAAGACCTGAAAAATGGCATTGGCAGCAATTGATCCGCAGCAGGTACATCTGAGTTAGCCCCAGAGTTTTTTATGTCTACTTCAGAAAAATAGGAGTCAACTAACctgtttctcttttaaacagAACATTGTATCAAGGGTTGTCAACCTTCCCTTGGTGAGCTCCACCTATGATATGGTGTCCACAGCTTACATTACCACAAAGGATAACCATCCTTATCTGAAGTCAGTATGTGAGATAGCAGAGAAAGGAGTGAAGACGATTACTTCAGTAGCCATGACAAGCGCTATGCCTATCATCCAGAAACTGGAACCACAAAGTAAGGCAAAGATGGAGTTGTTAACTTTAATTCAACCGATTGCTTTGTATATCCAGATGCGCTTACAGTTTAGCATGGTCGTGCTGAACTGGAGTGCTGTTTCAGGTAGCTGACTGAACCTGTTGCCTGGCTTGTTGAGTAACTGATTACAGATAGGTATGATTTAACAACAAGAAAAATCCAGAGCCAAAGTAGTTTCCAGCTTTCATAATACTAAACTGACTCCTCTTGATATGCGAGGTGGTTGCGTAGTCTCTTGCTCAACACCTTCCTCACCTTTCACCTGgtttaaaatgctacttttttactttctcttgctGAGAACAACTTGCAGTTAAATTTGGCAGCAGTGTCACAAGGCTGTTGTAACCAGAAGCCTGGTTTCATGAAGTGGCAGAAGGCCAGGTGCTTCAGCTTGTTCTAACAGTTACTTGTAAAGTATCGAATGGATTTTCTCTGCCTGCAAGTGagcttttttttctggcactgtAAACCTGCCTTGTTCTTAGGCTTTGCTGCCTCAAATCTCCCTGAAAAGTGGAGGAAACTACTTCAAGAGCGTTGTTGCATGAGCTCTGTTACAAGAGAAATTCTCAACAGGAGttatactaaggaaaaaaaaaaaaacaaattaaaatcaactattgtaatttcttttataGTTGTAGTTGCCAACAGCTATGCGTGTATAGGTCTAGACAAAATTGAAGAGAGACTGCCTATACTGAATCAACCCACTGACAAGGTAAGTTCCTTCCATGTACATAGACTAAGCAGAAGAACTATACACCCTTCCTCTTCTCTATTACCACTAAAAATACAGGGAGACAGATTTCAATAAGCCATGTCTAAAGCACAGCTCAGGAGCAATAAGGAAATGAAAGGTGTTTCTGTAGAATTGTTTGTTGCCTTTGGGAGGCCAttaagcctctttttttttttgttaggttttttttttaatttgcctgcCATTTGATACATCTATCTATAGCTGCTGTTCACTggtggcatttttttattttcttttttttttctttttaaaatttgagttCTTGTCTCTTTCCTGCTCAGTGTGAAGCAAATAGTGCCTGGATTACATTCACTGAAGTGTTTTGAGCTGAAGGCTGCATGGCAGTCATATTATGTTTTGTCTTGCACATATGTTTTCAGGGCAGAATTTCTCCTAGGTAACTGATAGTTGTACAATCTTtagcatatatttatatttcctGGATTATGCAGCTCTCACTAGAAAATATTTAGCGAATCAACATGTTTCCTATGGCAGGTTGTCGCCAATGCCAAGGATGTAGTTGTTGGAGCCAGAGAAGCTGTAACAACCACTGTGACTGGTGCCAAGGAAACTGTTGCTCACACGATCACTGGCGTTGTGGGCAGGACTAAAGAAGCCATGCAAGACAGTGTAGAAATGACCAAGTCAGTTGTCAATGGCAGCATTAACACTGTCCTGGGAAGTCGTGTGGTGCAAATGGTGAGCAGTGGAGTGGACAGTGCTCTCACTAAATCGGAGACCCTTGTAGACCAGTATCTCCCACTTACAGAAGCAGAACTAGGTAAGACCAATTCAAGGTTTGATTTTGTTGGAATGCTCGTATTGGAGAGAAACAAGCAATCATCCATTTATTACTTACTCATAGTGGGGAGGGAGCACATGCTTCCCAAACTGCCTTTTGCCTTGCTGGTTGTAATAGCATCTTCTTTGCAGGGAAGCAGAGTGCAAGTAAGGGTTTCCAAGAATGGTGGTCTATCAGCCTACCCTGGTGCTAAAGGACTACTAAACATGTCTAGTATTCAGCAGttacaaagcaaataaaactgccTCAGACCTCTTAAGTTTTCTTCCAGTGGTCAATTTGCTTCCTTTCTACATATCTAGAGAAAGAAGCTGCAAAAGTTGAAGGTTTTGAAGTTGGAGTTCAGAAGCCAAGCTACTACGTTAGACTAGGATCCCTGTCTTCAAAGGTCCGCACACGTGCCTACCAACAAGCCTTAAACAAAGTTAGAGATGCTAAACAGAAAAGCCAGGAGACAATCTTGCAGCTCCACCACACTGTTAGTCTGGTAAGTTTAAGCTTTCACTTGAGGTACAAAAAGCAAATACTGGCATAGTTTTAGAGTGTAGACAACAGCCAAAAGAGGAATAGGAAAACTGGAATTGTGCTCTTGGACTAAATGCATTTTCTAGATATAAAGCACTTCCCATTCAGAGCTTTTCACCACCATTCAGGAGAGGTCCTAAATCAGGCTGAGTTCTAAACTAACCAGCAATTGCTTGTAATTTTAAGCactgcagaaacagaagtgaCATGTTTAAAATGCTATTGCTGTTTTAGAGTGCTGGGTTTGATACAGACTTCATTCAGTGAAGAAAGTGTCTTGCAATGTAGAAACACTTCAGTCCTTTAAGTCctttttgttaataaaatgtCAGATTCTTTATGGGCTTGCTTTTCTTGCTGTGGGTATCTCTGAGTGTTCCTGGGTACTTCAGTAGTCTTATCCTAACAATGTATGTCTATGTACAGGACAAACTGTGCATAAAGAGTCACAGTCTTCTATACACTTTCAAATCCTTGTGTAGGATGCTAGTGGGCGAGGGGGGAAAAAGCTGAGGCAGGGGGATACACTACACAACATCTCAAAACTGCTTCCAGTTTTCTCCTCTTTGAGGAGGAGGAACACACTCTTATATTCCCGAAAGTCTTTTATACTGaactttaaaagtatttaaaaaggaGATTACAGAGCAGGTAAGGTAGTGTAGCTCTAATGGAACTGTTTGGACTCTTTGCTTTACTTCCTTATTTGGCTGTTATTTCAGATCGAGTATGCCAGAAAGAACATGAATAGTGCCAATCAGAAACTTCTTGATGCTCAGGAAAAGCTTTATCAATCGTGggtagaatggaagaaaaatacaggccAAAATGATGGTGATGAACTGCATAGCGCTGAGGTAAGTAGATGTAAATGTAAACCAGAAATAAATGGATTGTATACTGCCAAGGTAATGGCAAGCTAACAGTCCCCAAAGCGTGCAGCATCCTAACGGCACAGAAGCTTATGTGCAAATGTGAAATCTGAATGCTAAAGCTCAGGGCAGCTGACTAGTGACTGCTATGAAAAGTAGGGGACACCCAAACTCTTAAAAGAGGCTACTTCCTGCAAACGCTCTGGGGTTTGTTCTCCCTTCAAGAGAGTGCTTATCCTGTTTAGCATGTGAACCTGTGTTGGGATATCCATATCTGGATCAGCTAGGACTCGCTTACCTTATGTGGCCAGACCAGAAATAACAGTTTGTCAGCATAAAGCAGTCTTAGACACAGACTCACTGAGTCTTACATGTAGCTTTAAACAGTGATTCATTGATTAGAATATACTTACCTGCTGTGATTTGTTATCCAGAGTTGAAACAAGAGCTTGTTTATCTGTCGCTGGGTAGAAGCTACCAATGTTTCTATTCCACAAAGTACTTGAGCATTGAAGAAATAGCGAGTACTTTCAAGTCTCTGACTCTTCAGACTTAAGACCTGTTTTACTATCTGCTATAGCTTTATTTTGCTTACACCCTCTGTACTTTGCTGCTTTATGTATCTTAAGCAACATAAAGCTGCTACAGTCATAAAGAGATACTAATGTGCTGTTATGCTTTTTGTTTCCAGCTTATTGAGTCAAGAACTCTAGCTATTGCACGGAGCCTCACTCAGCAGCTTCAGACCACCTGCCTCACACTGGTCTCAAGCCTACAGGGGCTGCCACAGAATGTGCAGGATCAGGTTTACAGTGTTGGGTCAATGGCAGGTGATGTCTACCAGAGCTTTTGGTCAGCATCCTCCCTCCAAGAATTATCAGACAGCTTTCTTACCACTAGCAAAGggcagctgaagaaaatgaaggagtCTCTGGATGATGTGATGGATTATCTTGTTAACAACACGCCGCTCAACTGGCTGGTAGGTCCCTTTTACCCACAACTGCCTGGCATTCAGCATGCTGAGAGCAAAggtgaaggggagaaaaattCCAGCCAGAAAGACAAACAGCCTGAACACACTATTGAATAAACTGCATAGCATGCATGTACTCTGCTGACTGACCAAACAAGTGGCCTTACCAAGTGTAACTGTCAAAACAGCCTTGGAGAAAAATCCATAAACATATGAGTAGGGGAATGATACAGAGAAAGGACATGCTTACACATGGGCTATATTGTCCTGTGTAGTTAAGGCACTCTAAAAACTCAGACTGTCTTGAGTGCCTAAATATTGGCAGCTTACTGTGGTCAAGATGCCTTATTTGTCTGTCAAGTTAAGAAACCTCACCATGCTTATTAATGGTATTAATACCATTAGTCTAAATGAAAACTACCATAGCTAAAAGCATCTGATTTGTTGCTTAATCTGTACCAGAATGACATAAAAGCCTTACCTACTATGAAATGCCTTTAAAAGCTCTGCAGTCTAGCTAAGTATGGTAAATTCCTTGTTTGGTGCAAATCACGTGTTTGATTATTATGGATCTGACTCTCAAATTCTACTGCTACACAATTCATGACAAAAGTTCTGCAAGTGCAGAATTCCGAAGCTGAAAGTGGGGTTTCTGAACAAGTCAGCTGGAGTTACTTAAATGCTGTGACAGTGTTAACTATATAAACTTTACTATTGTATAGCATAGTAAGCTGACCGGAGAATCACAGAAtgtctcaagttggaagggacccataaggatcatcgagtccaactccctgctccttgcaggactacctaaaactaaaccatatgactaagagcatcgtccggatgctccttgaactctgacaggcttggggctgtgaccacttccctggagagcctgttccagtgactgaccaaaTCATTATCAATACATGTTTTTAATATGCAGTATAAATACAAGATTCATGCTGTTTGTACCCAGGTGCCTGCTGttgtgtgtggtggtgttttttctgtAGCCATCTTTTTGTAATTCATTTTGTATGTTAGTAATAAATGCTTCAGTAGCCAAAGCCTGTCTCCATTTCAgtgctgtttaaaataaatgtaacttgCTGTTCTGTGACTCCTTCAAACTGGGTCCAGCAGAAAGCAagcttaaaatgcaaatgaagtagACCGCATTGATaatgtatttgtgtgtatgtatagatAGGTAAGGTATGGCTGCAgcatttccttcctccctttggGTTCCTGTGCATCCTTCCATTCAGTCTTagctttattgctgcttttttggtGCTTGCTGTTGCCTACCTTAAATGATGACCTAAGCTGTGACTTGATGGATGTTCTAATATTGAGAAGAGAAGGATatggacaaaaaaaatcctgtcctGCCTTTGCAGTAGGTGTTCTGTGCATGAGACTGCTGGCTACCTGCTTTGGCTGCTGGCTCCCTATAAACAGTATGTGCTCCTCAGCTGCAAACACCAGTTTTAAACCTGTTTATTTACCTTCTTTTGAACTTGAGTGACTAATGTACATTAACACTCAGCTACTTGGGTGGAATTGTTCCTCAATAAATCTTGTGAACCCCTCCCCTGGAAGAGAATTGCAGTCACTAAGAAATAAGCTTTCTTGGTTTAAGGCTGTCCAGGTAAGTTGTGTCTGTGTTGTTAATGCATACCCTTTGCGTATTTGAGTTGCAATCATTTAGTGTAGCAATGCTGGCCATCATTTTCAAAGAGGTCACCAAACAGCGTGAAGCAAAAATAGAGTTCAGAGGAAGCTTGTCACCTAGTGACGTGTTGCTACATGGAACACTACCTCCACTTGGTACAATGTGGGCATGAAAGCAAATTACATGTAATCTATCCTTCTAACGTGATGGGGCTTGCTTAGCTGTTAAGTCAGGGTTGGTCTAGAAGTGTTAGGAAGACTGTTTTAAGCACAATATTAAACACAATTGTAATGAGGATTACAGAGAAAGATTCTGTAACTTCCAGCTTTACATACGTGCTTTTTGTAAGGGGGCTGTTTAACACGAAATTAACATGAGATGGTGAGATACTCCTTTCCAGCTTGGACCTAAGTTAAGACTTCTGGAATTCTTTCAGCAATTAATTCTGTTTACTTTAAGTATTGAATGAGTCTAGCCAGAGAAtatccttttttatttccatttgtaaTCAAAGTTGTAGAGTGCATCCACTGTTGTAGAGGTGCTCAGGAACAGAGTGGGACTAATTGGCTCTGGGAGCAGCTGGCAGTTGAAAGAAGGGAACTCCCattcttatgtattttaagaTCTGAAGGCTGTGGGCCTTCATTCTGAGGTGATCAATTAAATAAGATACTCAAACTGTCCATTGTCTTTTGAGGACTGAGAAATAAACAGCACCATTTAGTATTAATGCAAGAGAAtacatctctcttcttccttaaGCTGCACTACTGTTTTGTACTCTCTTAGATAGCTTTACTAAATGTCAGCAAGCAGATGAAgtagaaagcaaggaaaaatgttATCAGCATAGACCTTCAAATCATTTCTCTCTCACCATGGACTATTGGGTGACTTCTGTGTAAAAGTTACTTTGACTTCTGACAGCTGACCTACAACTGGTGGCTGCAGACAGAGGAATATCTGGTTAAATGCTTACCTAATGGTTGGGCTAATAGCCTGTTGTACCAAAATGCTGTATGTGGGTTCCTGTATCAAGCTATTGTGGTGTGTCGTCATTTCTTTGGATCCTGCCCCCTCCCTGAAAGTGTGTAAGTttctacacccccccccccccaatagaaTTAGGAACCCTCCCTTGGAGGAAAAGAGGGCTGAATAAGAGCGAATCGGTATGTTCCTGGTTTGTTATAAACTCAATGTTTAAACTGAATTGCAACTGTAGCTTGCATGGGTATCTTCTGGCTGGTAATTTAGTACAGCATATCCCTAGACTCTATTTTAATTACAGGTCTACAGacaaaactttgtatttttctctAGCACAGTTAGAGTGACTATTAAAATGCCCGCTGGAGGCAAGAATGATGTGGACACCTTCCAAAGCCatcattgggtttttttggcacaGTGGACTGAAGCTGAAGGGCATGCTAATAACTGCTAAAAACTCTCAAATAGGAGGAAAACCTAAGATATGAACAGAGCAGAGCCTGCTCATAAATTTTTCCTGCTATCTTACCTGTTTCTCTATAATTGCCTGTAACAAACAGCTCAGCTATACTGCACAGAAACTTGGTTGTTCTTAGTCCAAAAACACTTTTGAGGATGTAGCTTGGGCTAGAAAGCTGTGAAGTCTCtctggaacattttaaaaaaggtaagaCCAGGTATGTTGAAAATTATAGGCAATAGTTGATCCTATTTGCAGCAACGCAGATAAAGTAGATGAAATGGAACAAAGTGTCAAAGGCTGCTAGTCATACAAAAATTGGGATGGTAAAGCTTAGAATACTAATGTAATTATCACTGGTAAGGTTATTTAGGttctatttaaaattcagaaaattactATTTCTCTTTAAGACATCACTCAAAAATCATTCATGCTGGTTGAAATTTCCCTTTCCAGGCTCATTTAACAGAGAACTATTATTCTATCATTGCTGATAATCCTTTGCTACAGAAGTTTTAAATATAAGCATTTGTAAATAGTTCCACGTGGTACAAAAGTTTCACAAACATATAGTGGCATAGACATTGGTCAAATCCAAATTACAAGCTTTGTATAAGGACTGGAGTTGCAGGGATATAGCTAGTTTGCCTCAAATGAAAGAAAGGTGGAAAGCTTTTGGAATCTCTCCCATTCCTTGAGATTGACTTTTTTGCAATAATCTTTTTCCAAACTGCAACTTACCAGTAATACTATATAGCTAGTAAAATAGGTGAAAAGATTTGCAAACAACTGATTAattatctttattaaaaaaacccaaaacaaacaaccaaaacccacccaaaaactTACCCAAGCCAtctaattaaaaagagaaaatggaatcTAACATTTTTTAAGCATGATCTGTTGGTCATTTGCATGATCAGAAAGTCTTACATGCAACAGCTTGCTAGAGGTATTGTGCACAGTGTTTTGtcaaatgtatttctttccatattaagatggaaattttatttcttttggataATACAGTCAATGACTAAAAATAAGTACTTGTTCTGAAAGTGCACAAAATAACGATTTCTCAAATTGCTAGTGGCTCAGTTCTGAAAATacatgaagcaagaaaaaaatggataaatttAAAGTCAAGCTAGTATTGACATTAACATTTGTATATGTATATGACCCTGTATATTGTATATGAAGACAGCAAAACACTGAAGTATGTCTTGCACTATTCCATGCAAGGATTCTGCaagttttgcagtattttgtatAAATGATCTAATTGCATCTTGCAGAGAAACAGCATGAAGAAGAGTCCTATCTGGCCTCATTCTTTGTTGCAAGAATGgacttgctgctttgtttcaaCTTCCTATCAACTGTGAAAAGTGATATGGAAGTGAAGGTCCTTTACCTAAGTAAGCCCATAACACCAAGGGGTTTGCATTGTTTTAGTAAGACTGGTGCAGATGTCAGAATATGCTGTTCTAATAAAATTTAGCATGTTCAAAACTGAGATAAATCATATTGACATCAACCCTGTTTGATGCTGACAGATATGCTCGAATTTGAAATTCTTTCATGGCTATGAACATCTTACTAGTACATTAAAGGAGTCAGCTGCTTATAATGTGTGCATGAGGGAGATGAAGAAACCACAAACTTAAAGTGATTATCCTGTTGTTGGTAAGAACAACATGGATATAAGTAATGAAAGTGTCTTAAACCTAGGATATAGTGAAAATTATCACTGGTCAGACACGGTTACTGAACATGGGCAAGTGTCCTGCTCAGtgtaaaaacagaataaaacaactTGTTTAAACCATCTGTTTgagcacatttttaaatgaatttgcaTATGGACTACTTGGCCTTAGTCTTGTTAAGACATCCCCATTTGTACTGCAGTATGAAATACAGGGTCATGTGCTGATAATGGGAAAACTTGTTGATTTTTCTAAGTGTGGTAATCAAATTTTTAGGTAAACTGCCATAAGCAGAAAGATGCAAGATAGCTGTTGCTGGTAGAAAGATGTGTTTCGCCCATTCCTAGtgccttttgatttttttagGAGACAAAGATTACTGATCTCATGTTGATCAAGCTTAGCTTCTCAAAAGTGGTCCACGCATTTCATTGTATTCACACTAGTGCCTGATAGGTGACATGCTGCTTAAATTCTTCTGAAGCTcagttttaattaatattttaattaatatttctaagTTCCTGGTGCCCTATGACTACCTACTGTCTAAGGAACTGAGTGATTCATGTTCAGTGCTTCAGTGCTGTCTACAACCCAGTAGCTGAAACAGGAATCCCTTTATCCTTTGATGTGTTCTCTGTTCTTCTGACATGTCTTCATAGCAGGCAAAGCATAGATTTGTCTTGCATACTATCTTTCATAAAAGTAAGTAATAAGCAAAGTGTTTTGCAGTTAGGAATGGATTAAAACTGCTTCTCCAGTGAGCACTGAGCTTAAGTGACACAAATTCCTAGAAGTGTCTTCAAGTTGCTGCTTCTTTGTATGTGCAGAACCAAAGTCCTGTCAGCATGCAGCCAGCGTTATGTACTGGTACTGTGCCTGGCTCCAAGTATGTCACATCACCAACATTTAAGCTAACCATGAGTCAAACTATAGATATAAGTAATTTTCACTTGGGGCAAAAAACTTCTGGTTATGAGTAAATTGCTCAAGTGTATGCCATTTTTCAGATGTGCCTAAGTAATCTAAGTCCTACTAAGGGGACTTAAGGGTTGGGACTTAAGCTCCTAAGTGTCTTAGCCAACATTTTTAGAAGTAACGTCCATGTATCCACTAATGTCTCGGCGCTGCCTAACAGTACAGAATATTATACATGCAGCTAAAACAGAGGCCAAATTCCAGATATTTGTTTTCTCAGGAAAGGTTTGATGTGGTAGGCAGACAGAGCAGTACAGAGCAATCCATACCAAGCTCCTCAGGGCAGGTTCCTTTGTATATAGCCCATTGCTcccaaggaaagaagaaaggcaaagtaAGTTTAAAAACTTCCTTTCTTAATTTTCCACTCACCAGTTTCACTAAATACACTCCAGTAACTTCAGCTCTGTTCTATCTCTACTATAAAATCCTGTCTCCCAAGCAACTGATCTACATCTTGCATAGTATTTGGTCTGTCTTAATGCTGTGTTTCATATGTGACTGAGCATATTT is from Harpia harpyja isolate bHarHar1 chromosome Z, bHarHar1 primary haplotype, whole genome shotgun sequence and encodes:
- the PLIN2 gene encoding perilipin-2 isoform X1 → MALAAIDPQQNIVSRVVNLPLVSSTYDMVSTAYITTKDNHPYLKSVCEIAEKGVKTITSVAMTSAMPIIQKLEPQIVVANSYACIGLDKIEERLPILNQPTDKVVANAKDVVVGAREAVTTTVTGAKETVAHTITGVVGRTKEAMQDSVEMTKSVVNGSINTVLGSRVVQMVSSGVDSALTKSETLVDQYLPLTEAELEKEAAKVEGFEVGVQKPSYYVRLGSLSSKVRTRAYQQALNKVRDAKQKSQETILQLHHTVSLIEYARKNMNSANQKLLDAQEKLYQSWVEWKKNTGQNDGDELHSAELIESRTLAIARSLTQQLQTTCLTLVSSLQGLPQNVQDQVYSVGSMAGDVYQSFWSASSLQELSDSFLTTSKGQLKKMKESLDDVMDYLVNNTPLNWLVPDFTITDLSSESDDIPDILDLDEDDQQDFSRTNGPYTTGQRAE
- the PLIN2 gene encoding perilipin-2 isoform X2 gives rise to the protein MALAAIDPQQNIVSRVVNLPLVSSTYDMVSTAYITTKDNHPYLKSVCEIAEKGVKTITSVAMTSAMPIIQKLEPQIVVANSYACIGLDKIEERLPILNQPTDKVVANAKDVVVGAREAVTTTVTGAKETVAHTITGVVGRTKEAMQDSVEMTKSVVNGSINTVLGSRVVQMVSSGVDSALTKSETLVDQYLPLTEAELEKEAAKVEGFEVGVQKPSYYVRLGSLSSKVRTRAYQQALNKVRDAKQKSQETILQLHHTVSLIEYARKNMNSANQKLLDAQEKLYQSWVEWKKNTGQNDGDELHSAELIESRTLAIARSLTQQLQTTCLTLVSSLQGLPQNVQDQVYSVGSMAGDVYQSFWSASSLQELSDSFLTTSKGQLKKMKESLDDVMDYLVNNTPLNWLVGPFYPQLPGIQHAESKGEGEKNSSQKDKQPEHTIE